One Ignavibacterium album JCM 16511 genomic region harbors:
- the nrfD gene encoding NrfD/PsrC family molybdoenzyme membrane anchor subunit: protein MKQIIPKITFWRVVAVIIVVAGLYSTYLRFTGGLGASTNLSDEFPWGLWIGFDILVGVGLAAGGFTICAITHIFNIEKYKPLARPAILTAFLGYILVIFGLLYDLGKPYNIWHAIIYWNPRSVMFEVAWCVMLYTTVLFLEFLPIALEKFRLKKLLAFMKKVGIPIMITGVILSTLHQSSLGSLFLIVPQKMYPLWYSGLLPVYFFISAVGAGLTMVIFEAYLSARAFNKGIEADLLSRIGLYSVIILMLGFIVKLIDFALTDKIHLLFTINNYTLLFYLEILVGTIVPFGLLIQKRIRENRRWLYASAIMVISGFLLNRLNVSITSITPGAGIKYFPSIYEISVTLMLVTLGMWAFKIIAKNFPVFASEVHFENNQFQYNEKLSEGKV, encoded by the coding sequence ATGAAACAGATAATTCCTAAAATAACTTTCTGGAGAGTTGTTGCAGTTATAATAGTCGTTGCCGGACTATATTCAACTTATCTGAGATTTACCGGCGGACTTGGTGCATCAACAAATTTAAGTGATGAATTTCCCTGGGGCTTATGGATTGGCTTCGATATTCTTGTTGGTGTTGGTCTTGCTGCAGGTGGATTTACGATTTGTGCAATCACTCATATCTTCAATATCGAAAAGTATAAACCACTTGCACGACCAGCCATACTAACTGCTTTCCTCGGATACATTTTAGTAATCTTCGGATTGCTTTATGATTTGGGAAAACCATACAACATCTGGCATGCAATCATTTACTGGAATCCGCGCTCTGTAATGTTTGAAGTTGCATGGTGCGTTATGCTTTACACTACAGTTTTGTTTCTTGAATTTCTTCCAATTGCACTTGAGAAATTCCGTTTGAAGAAACTTCTTGCATTTATGAAGAAAGTTGGTATTCCTATTATGATTACAGGAGTAATTTTATCAACACTTCATCAGTCATCATTAGGTTCTTTATTTCTGATCGTTCCTCAGAAGATGTATCCATTGTGGTATTCTGGCTTACTGCCGGTTTATTTCTTTATCAGCGCTGTTGGAGCCGGATTGACAATGGTAATCTTTGAAGCATACTTATCAGCAAGAGCTTTCAATAAAGGTATTGAAGCTGATTTACTTTCAAGAATTGGTTTATACAGCGTTATAATTCTTATGCTTGGTTTTATTGTAAAGTTAATTGATTTTGCCTTAACGGATAAGATTCATCTTTTATTCACAATCAACAATTACACTTTACTCTTCTATCTCGAAATTCTTGTCGGAACTATTGTACCTTTTGGTTTACTTATTCAGAAACGAATCAGAGAAAACAGAAGATGGCTTTACGCTTCAGCAATTATGGTTATATCCGGATTCCTCTTAAACAGATTGAATGTAAGCATAACATCAATTACTCCCGGAGCAGGAATTAAATACTTCCCTAGTATTTATGAAATCAGTGTTACACTGATGCTCGTTACATTGGGAATGTGGGCATTCAAAATTATTGCAAAGAACTTTCCTGTATTTGCATCCGAAGTTCATTTTGAAAATAACCAGTTTCAGTACAATGAAAAATTATCTGAAGGTAAAGTCTGA
- a CDS encoding ATP-binding protein, which translates to MKVTILKKLSTRLIFIFLLIFFITLGVYTFYTIKMIHENLGRACMQNAYNISDVIKKSTRYGMLLNSREHVEQIINTIATEKGVIKIRIFNKNGMIAYSSDLTELRTTVDLEHTACNSCHSLKPIPTTLPVKDLINKFDGSLVLVNPIINEEACYTADCHAHKSTDKLLGIISVQMSTETVDSIISQSTNIFVTGVIATFLLLVIATVITIRYSINKPLRKVFEGIKEIGKGNLDYRIELKRNDELGLMAKEFNSMTAKLKSAYDEIKDWNENLNKKVEQKNQELKNIYEQIVQVEKLASLGKLSATVAHELNNPLEGILTYSKLVTKKLEKLDDKEKYDDIIKILELIADESSRCGRIVKDLLQFSHQDEIQFIHSSVNDIINRALKLMSHHFQINNVTIKTDFKVDDIYVECDAQRIEQALIAILVNAVEAMPDGGTITISLSQEMDNAVIRVSDEGKGIPAEILPHIFEPFFTTKDKVKDTGLGLAVVYGIIQQHGGKVFVEQTSIKGTTFKISLPINHKKQNGKET; encoded by the coding sequence ATGAAAGTAACAATTCTAAAAAAGCTAAGTACTCGCCTCATTTTTATCTTCTTATTAATTTTCTTTATAACATTAGGCGTATATACTTTCTACACAATTAAAATGATTCACGAAAACCTTGGTCGTGCATGTATGCAAAATGCTTATAATATCAGTGATGTGATTAAAAAATCAACAAGGTATGGAATGCTTCTCAATAGTCGTGAACATGTTGAGCAAATCATCAATACGATTGCAACTGAAAAAGGTGTTATCAAGATAAGAATATTCAACAAGAACGGAATGATTGCATACTCATCTGATTTAACTGAATTAAGAACTACTGTTGATCTTGAACATACAGCTTGTAACTCCTGTCATTCATTAAAACCAATTCCAACAACACTTCCGGTAAAAGATTTAATAAATAAGTTTGATGGCTCTTTGGTACTGGTTAATCCTATAATAAATGAAGAAGCTTGCTACACTGCAGATTGCCATGCTCATAAAAGTACTGATAAATTGCTCGGAATAATAAGCGTTCAGATGAGTACCGAAACTGTTGATTCAATCATTAGCCAATCAACAAATATTTTTGTAACCGGAGTGATTGCGACATTTTTATTACTCGTTATTGCTACTGTGATTACAATCAGATATTCTATCAACAAACCTCTCAGAAAAGTATTTGAAGGAATTAAGGAAATCGGGAAAGGAAATCTTGACTATAGAATTGAACTTAAAAGAAATGATGAATTGGGTTTGATGGCAAAAGAATTTAACTCGATGACAGCGAAGCTGAAATCTGCTTATGATGAAATAAAAGACTGGAATGAAAACCTGAATAAAAAAGTTGAACAAAAGAATCAGGAGCTGAAAAATATATATGAACAAATTGTTCAGGTAGAAAAATTAGCTTCACTTGGTAAACTTTCTGCAACTGTTGCACACGAACTGAACAATCCGCTTGAAGGAATTCTTACTTACAGTAAACTTGTTACAAAAAAACTTGAGAAACTTGATGATAAAGAAAAGTATGACGACATAATAAAAATACTTGAGCTGATTGCCGATGAATCATCACGCTGCGGAAGAATTGTTAAGGACTTGTTGCAATTTTCTCATCAGGATGAAATTCAATTCATTCATTCGAGTGTTAACGACATAATAAACCGTGCACTGAAATTAATGAGTCATCATTTCCAGATAAATAATGTTACAATCAAAACAGACTTTAAAGTTGATGATATTTATGTTGAGTGCGATGCGCAAAGAATTGAGCAGGCACTTATTGCAATTCTTGTAAATGCTGTTGAAGCAATGCCTGATGGTGGAACAATAACAATTTCGCTTTCTCAGGAAATGGATAATGCTGTCATTCGTGTCAGCGATGAAGGCAAAGGAATTCCTGCTGAAATTTTGCCACACATATTCGAACCATTCTTCACTACAAAAGATAAAGTTAAAGATACAGGACTTGGACTTGCAGTTGTTTACGGAATAATTCAGCAGCACGGAGGAAAAGTTTTTGTAGAACAAACTTCAATCAAGGGAACAACATTCAAAATTTCATTACCAATAAATCATAAAAAACAAAATGGAAAAGAAACATAG
- a CDS encoding sigma-54-dependent transcriptional regulator — translation MEKKHRILVVDDEEIVRQSLRAWFKEDGYEVDTAENADAALRLFEKGKYSLILLDIKMPGMSGMDLLVKLKEYDSDAIIILITAYASVSSAVKALKSGAYDYITKPIDPDELSHIVEKALYQKNLENENVKLKESIDEITKPDNLIGESHQMKEIYSLINTVAQTDTTVLILGESGTGKELVAKAIHLSSKRKYFPLVTVNCGALPESLLESELFGHEKGAFTGAHYRRKGKFEMANGGTIFLDEIGTISNKVQVELLRVIETKQFTRVGGSETISSDFRVIAATNENLEELVKEGMFREDLYYRLNVFTIHIPPLRERIEDIPLLANYFLKKFTSSMNKKITGISDEAMSFMLKYKWPGNVRELENAIERAVVVCRSDKIQLEDLPFRISNNSLYSEVEDKSLSEVERRHIALVLKENNWNISKSAEDLKIDRVTLYNKIKKYGLRKPE, via the coding sequence ATGGAAAAGAAACATAGAATTTTAGTTGTTGATGATGAAGAAATAGTAAGACAATCTCTTCGTGCATGGTTCAAAGAAGACGGTTATGAAGTTGATACAGCCGAAAATGCTGATGCAGCTTTAAGACTTTTTGAGAAAGGAAAATATTCTCTTATACTTCTCGATATCAAAATGCCGGGAATGAGCGGAATGGATTTACTCGTAAAGCTTAAAGAATATGATTCCGATGCAATTATAATTCTTATTACTGCTTATGCATCTGTTTCATCAGCAGTTAAAGCACTTAAAAGCGGTGCTTATGATTACATAACAAAGCCCATCGATCCGGATGAACTTTCTCACATTGTTGAAAAAGCTCTTTATCAGAAAAATCTCGAAAATGAAAATGTGAAACTGAAAGAAAGTATTGATGAAATAACAAAACCGGATAATCTGATTGGTGAAAGTCATCAGATGAAAGAAATTTATTCATTGATTAATACTGTTGCACAAACCGATACAACAGTTCTGATTCTTGGAGAAAGCGGAACCGGAAAAGAATTAGTTGCGAAAGCGATTCACTTAAGCAGTAAAAGAAAATATTTTCCTCTTGTTACAGTTAACTGCGGCGCATTACCTGAATCATTGCTTGAAAGTGAATTATTCGGACACGAAAAAGGGGCATTTACAGGCGCTCATTACAGACGCAAAGGAAAATTCGAGATGGCAAACGGTGGAACTATATTTCTTGATGAGATTGGGACAATATCCAATAAAGTTCAGGTTGAATTGCTTCGTGTTATTGAGACTAAACAATTTACTCGTGTGGGAGGAAGCGAAACAATTTCAAGTGATTTCAGAGTTATTGCAGCGACTAATGAAAATCTGGAAGAACTTGTTAAGGAAGGAATGTTCAGAGAAGATCTTTATTATCGGTTAAATGTTTTCACTATTCACATTCCACCTCTTCGCGAAAGAATTGAGGACATTCCACTTCTCGCAAATTATTTTCTGAAAAAATTTACTTCATCAATGAATAAGAAAATTACCGGCATATCAGATGAAGCAATGAGTTTTATGTTGAAATATAAATGGCCCGGAAATGTAAGAGAACTTGAAAATGCAATTGAGCGTGCTGTAGTTGTTTGCCGGAGTGATAAAATTCAGCTCGAAGATCTTCCATTCAGAATAAGTAATAATTCTTTATACAGTGAAGTCGAAGATAAATCTCTTTCTGAAGTTGAAAGGCGACACATTGCTTTAGTGCTAAAGGAAAATAACTGGAACATTTCGAAGTCTGCCGAAGATTTGAAGATTGACCGTGTTACACTTTACAATAAAATTAAAAAATATGGTCTTCGCAAACCTGAATAA
- a CDS encoding archaemetzincin family Zn-dependent metalloprotease, with product MSVITIAPINFSNPELIDKIISELKKYLPYKINLQPLQINLNFAYSVERGQYYSTKIIQHLLPFAENINGKFLALVEVDLFIPVFTYVFGEAQLNGKVSIVSLTRLHEEFYSGISDEKLLIERSVKEILHELGHNFGLIHCKDWDCVMHSSLGIEEVDIKGIDYCSNCKRLIRL from the coding sequence ATGTCTGTAATAACAATAGCACCGATAAATTTTTCAAATCCGGAACTCATTGATAAAATCATCTCTGAGCTTAAAAAATATTTGCCGTATAAAATAAATCTTCAGCCACTTCAAATTAATTTAAATTTTGCTTACTCAGTTGAAAGGGGGCAATATTATTCAACAAAAATTATTCAGCATCTTCTTCCCTTCGCTGAAAATATAAATGGAAAATTTCTTGCCTTGGTAGAAGTTGATTTATTCATTCCTGTGTTCACATATGTTTTTGGTGAAGCACAACTAAACGGAAAAGTTTCTATTGTTTCTTTAACACGATTACACGAAGAATTTTACTCAGGCATTTCTGATGAGAAGCTTTTAATTGAAAGATCTGTTAAAGAAATCTTACACGAACTCGGTCACAATTTCGGATTGATTCACTGCAAAGATTGGGATTGTGTTATGCATTCATCACTTGGTATTGAAGAGGTTGATATAAAAGGAATTGATTATTGCTCTAATTGCAAAAGACTGATTAGGTTATAA
- a CDS encoding M48 family metallopeptidase codes for MWELIQSNRRKSLILFFGMGALLILIGYVFGSFYNPESGGAVGVFFAIILWMILSTISYFAGSKILLAISGAKEVTKEVHPQLYNVVEEMKIAAGVPYFPKIFIIDDPAPNAFATGVKPENSAIAVTSGLLSTLNRYELQGVVAHEMSHIVNRDILLMTFAGMMLGAITLMSEVFFRGLYYGGGSRYRSKSSSKNSGQGQIIIMILALVLAILGPILAQLFYFAISRKREYLADASAARLTRYPEGLANALEKIANSSYKLRSANKVTAPMYIVNPLKREGMKLADLTSTHPPISERIKILRALQQGVSYKDYQKVFEMIYGKKEKIIPDSALKESIPVAPVMGLANSDKSFSPVDAKREANDAVMKLNNYKFINCKCGVRIKIPPDYNQPIVVCPRCGTRHQLG; via the coding sequence ATGTGGGAATTAATTCAGTCAAACAGACGGAAGTCGCTCATTCTGTTTTTTGGAATGGGCGCACTTCTGATTTTAATTGGTTATGTGTTTGGAAGTTTCTATAATCCTGAATCAGGTGGAGCTGTTGGAGTTTTCTTTGCAATTATTCTGTGGATGATATTATCAACCATAAGTTATTTTGCCGGCAGTAAAATTCTTCTTGCAATAAGTGGTGCAAAAGAGGTTACAAAAGAAGTTCATCCTCAGCTTTATAATGTTGTCGAAGAAATGAAAATTGCTGCTGGTGTTCCTTACTTTCCAAAGATTTTTATAATTGATGATCCCGCACCAAATGCTTTTGCAACCGGAGTCAAACCAGAAAATTCAGCTATAGCTGTTACATCAGGTTTGCTATCAACATTAAACAGATATGAACTGCAAGGAGTTGTTGCTCACGAAATGTCACACATTGTAAATCGTGATATCCTTTTAATGACATTTGCCGGAATGATGCTTGGTGCAATTACACTTATGTCAGAAGTTTTCTTCAGAGGTTTATACTATGGAGGAGGTTCGAGATACCGTTCAAAGTCCTCATCAAAAAATAGCGGACAAGGTCAGATAATCATAATGATTCTTGCCCTTGTTCTTGCTATACTCGGACCTATCTTAGCACAACTATTTTATTTTGCTATTTCGAGAAAGAGAGAATATCTGGCAGATGCTTCTGCGGCACGATTAACAAGATATCCTGAAGGTCTGGCAAACGCTCTTGAGAAAATTGCAAACTCATCTTACAAACTCCGAAGTGCAAATAAAGTTACTGCTCCTATGTATATCGTTAATCCTTTGAAAAGGGAAGGAATGAAATTAGCTGATTTGACAAGCACACATCCACCAATTTCTGAGAGAATAAAAATATTAAGAGCATTGCAGCAGGGAGTTAGCTATAAAGATTATCAAAAAGTTTTTGAAATGATTTATGGTAAGAAAGAAAAGATTATTCCTGATTCTGCTTTGAAAGAAAGTATTCCGGTTGCACCAGTTATGGGTTTAGCGAACTCGGATAAAAGCTTTAGTCCTGTTGATGCAAAGCGGGAAGCTAACGATGCAGTAATGAAACTGAATAATTACAAGTTCATCAATTGCAAATGTGGAGTAAGAATTAAAATTCCACCGGATTACAATCAGCCAATAGTTGTTTGTCCTCGCTGCGGAACAAGGCATCAATTAGGTTGA